The Stutzerimonas stutzeri RCH2 genomic interval GGCGAGCACCGGCGGCGAAGACGCAGCAGCCAGGCTGGCCGCCAGCAGCTTGTCCGCCCCACCGGCAGCTCGATACCGACTGCCCTGCCCCGCAGCCAGAACGATGGCGCAAACGCCCTGCTCAGGCACAGCGCTGTTCCGGCAACGCCTGGCTGACCAGGGCGCCGTTTTTCAGCGCCACCACCTCGGCCATCAAGGACAGCGCGATTTCCGCCGGTGTACGGCTGCCGATGGGCAAGCCGATGGGGCCGTGCAACCGCTGCACCTGCCGCTCGCCGAGGCCCAGCGAGAGCAGGCGCGCCTTGCGCTTTTCGCTGTTGGCCCGCGAGCCCAGCGCGCCGACGTAGAAGGCTTCGGACTGCAGCGCGGTGAGCAGCGCCATGTCGTCCAGTCGTGGATCGTGGGTCAGCGCGACGATGGCGGTGTGCGCATCCGCTTCGATGGCCAGCACGGCATCGTCCGGCATGCCGGGGACGAAGCGCACCGTCGCCGCATCCCAGTCGTGGGCATAGCCTTCGCGCGGGTCGCAGATCAGTACCTCGAAGCCGAGGCCATGTGCCAGGTCGGCGACATAGCGCGACAGCTGCCCGGCGCCGATCAGCAGCAGGCGCCAGGCCGGGCCGAATGGTGCGCGCAGGGTATGCCCGTCGAACTGCAGCGCGGCGTCGCGGCCGGCGGTTTGCAGCGTTACATCACCACTGGCGATATCCACGCAGCGCAGCAGCCGCTCGTGCCCGGCGCAGCGCCGCAGCAGCTCATCGATCCATCCGGCTTCGCGCAATGGCTCCTGCAACAGGCGCAGCGTACCGCCGCAGGGCAGACCGAAACGCGCGGACTCTTCCTTGCTCACGCCGTAGGTGATCAGCTGGCAAGCCTGCGGTGGCTGGTCGGCCATGACCCGCGCGAGCAGATCATCCTCGACGCAGCCGCCGGACACCGAGCCTTCGACGCGGCCGTCGCCGCGTAGCGCCAGCAGCGAGCCGATCGGGCGCGGCGCGCTGCCCCAGGTTTCCAGCACGGTGTAGAGCACCACGGGATGACCGTCACGCAGCCAGTCGCGGGCCCGTCGCAGTACCGCCAGATCGACACTGTCCATTGATCTCCTCGGATTCAGCCCATTGCTGCCAGGACTCCCGGCAATGCAAGGAGTGACCGATCCGAGGCCAGGTTAGTTCGTCGTTGCCGGCACCAGCATGGCGTCGGCTACTTCGCGGCGCTTGCCGCGACCGGCCAGACGCTCCACCAGGGTCAGCGCGAACTCCAGGGCGGTCGCCGGGCCCTGGCTGGTGATGCAGTTGCCGTCCACCACCACCGGCTGGTCAAGGAAATGCGTGCCGGTGAGGTTGTCGCTCATGCCCGGGTAGCAGGTCACCTGACGGCCCTTGAGCACGCCGTAGGGGTGCAGCGCCACCGCCGGCGCGGCGCAGATCGCGGCGAAATCGAGCCCGGCACGGGCCTGCTGGCGTACGCGCTCGGCCAGCGGTTCCAGTTCTCCAAGTGTTTTCGCCCCGGGCATGCCGCCGGGCAGCACGATCAGGTCGAAATCCTGCGCCAGCACGTCGAGCAGCATGGCGTCGGCGGTGATCCGCGTGCCGCGCGCGCAGGTCAGCATGCGCCGCTCTTCGGCACTGGCCACCAGTACCTCGAACTCGGCGCGGCGCAGCACGTCGATCAGGGTGACGGCCTCCAGGTCTTCGGAACCGTCGGCGATCGGAATCAGGACTCGTTTGCTCATGGCGTTCACCTGCTCAATGGAAATTCAACCGCGCTGCCGGCCGGTGTAAGATGCGCGGCTTTTGCGACGACACGCGAATCGCCCGCCAGAGGCGACAGCCCTCACACTGACCGGCACTTAGAGGATCGACCATGCTGGAAAAGCTATTTCAACTCAAGGCGCACAACACCACGCTGCGCACCGAGGTCCTGGCCGGTATCACCACCTTCCTGACGATGGCCTACATCCTCTTCGTCAACCCGAGCATCCTCGCCGAAACCGGCATGGATCACGGCGCGGTGTTCGTCGCCACCTGCCTGGCCGCAGCCATCGGCTCGGCGATCATGGGCCTGGTTGCCAACTACCCGATCGCGCTGGCGCCGGGCATGGGCCTGAACGCCTTCTTCACCTACACCGTCGTGCTGACCATGGGTTACACCTGGCAGACCGCGCTGGGGGCGGTGTTCCTCTCCGGCGTGATCTTCTTCGGCTTGTCGATCTTCAAGATTCGCGAGTGGATCATCCACAGCATTCCGCTGGCCCTGCGTGCCGGCATCGCCGCGGGTATCGGCCTGTTCCTGGCGATCATCGCGCTGAAGAACGCCGGCATCGTCGTCGACAACCCCGCCACTCTGGTCGGCCTGGGTGACCTCAGCGCCGGCGGCACGCTGCTGGCCTGCCTGGGCTTCTTCCTGATCGCCGCGCTGGCCTATCGCCAGGTCACCGGTGCGGTGATGATCGGCATTCTGGTGGTTACCGGCCTGTCGATCCTGCTCGGCCTGTCGCAGCTCAACGGCGTGGTGTCGATGCCGCCGTCGCTGGCGCCGACCTTCATGCAGCTGGACATCATGGGCGCGCTGGATATCGGCCTGATCAGCGTGATCTTCGCCTTCCTCTTCGTCGACCTGTTCGACACCTCCGGCACCCTGATCGGCGTGGCGCAAAAGGCCGACCTGCTGGACAAGGACGGCAAGATGCCGCGCCTGGGCCGCGCCCTGCTGGCCGATAGCACCGCGACCATGGCCGGCGCGGCGCTGGGTACCTCGACCACCACCAGCTACATCGAATCCGCCGCCGGTACCGCTGCCGGTGGCCGCACCGGCCTGACCGCCTGCGTGGTCGCCCTGCTGTTCCTGCTCAGCCTGTTCTTCGCCCCGCTGGCCGGCGCCGTGCCGGCCTACGCCACCGCCCCGGCGCTGCTGTTCGTCGCCGTGCTGATGATGAGCAGCCTGGCCAACATCGACTGGGACGACCTCACCGTCGCCGCGCCGGTCGTGGTTGCCGCGCTCGCGATGCCGCTGACTTTCTCCATCGCCAACGGCATCGCCTTCGGCTTCATCGCCTGGACGGCGATCAAGCTGCTCGCCGGCCGCTGGCGCGAGCTGAGCCCGGCGATGTGGATTCTCTCGGCACTGTTCGTGGTCAAGCTGGGCTGGTTCGCCGGCTGATCGCAGCGTAGGGTGGATGACGCTTTTCTCATCCACCTTCCGTGCGGCAACGCTGGATGGATGAAGCGTCAGCTGCGCGCCCCGATCCACCCTACAAATAGCGATCCGCAACATGCGTTAATTCGCGGTAAGGCCACCCCACGGAGCGAACTACTGTGGGAGCGGCCGGCGCCGTAAAGCTCCTCAAACCTCTGCACGAAGCCCCCGCCATGCCGCTGCCCAAGCTCGACCCCGCCCAATACGAAACCCAGCTCGCCGAGAAAGCCGCCCGGCTGGTGGAACTGCTGGCGCCGTTCGATGCACCGGCACCAGAAGTCTTCGACTCGCCGCGCGAGCATTACCGCCTGCGCACCGAATTCCGACTGTGGCGCGAGGATGGCCAGCGCCATTACGCGATGTTCGAGCAGGGCGACAAGCACAAGGCCATTCTGATCGACGACTTCCCCATCGCCAGCCGTCGCATCAATGAGCTGATGCCACAACTGAAAGCCGCCTGGCAGGCGTCGGAAGTGCTCAGCTTCAAGTTGTTCCAGGTCGAATTCCTCACCACCCTGGCCGGCGATGCGCTGATCACCCTCGCCTACCACCGCCCACTGGACGAGGCCTGGCAGGCCGAAGCCGAGCAGCTCGCCGCCAACCTCGGCGTCAGCCTGGTCGGCCGCTCGAAGGGCAAGCGCATCGTCATCGGTCGTGATTACGTTGAGGAAGCGCTGGTGGTCGCCGGGCGAACCTTCCGCTATCGCCAGCCCGAGGGCGCCTTCACCCAGCCCAACGGCGAGGTCTGCCAGAAGATGCTGAACTGGGCCTTCGAGGCGCTCGGTGAGCGCGACGACGACCTGCTCGAGCTCTACTGCGGCAACGGCAACTTCACCCTGCCGCTGGCCACTCGCGTGCGCCGCGTGCTGGCCACCGAGATCAGCAAGACTTCGGTCAACGCCGCGCTGGCCAATATCGCCGACACCGGCATCGACAACATCGAGCTGGTGCGTCTTTCCGCCGAGGAGCTGACGCAGGCGCTGAACGAGGTGCGGCCGTTCCGCCGCCTGGCCGACATCGACCTGAAGAGCTACGACTTCGGCAGCGTTTTCGTCGACCCGCCGCGCGCCGGCATGGACCCGGACACCTGCGAGCTGACCCGCCGCTTCGAGCGCATCCTCTACATCTCCTGCAACCCGGAAACCCTGGCGCAGAACATCGCCCAGCTGGCCGACACCCACCGCATCGAGCGCTGCGCGCTGTTCGACCAGTTCCCCTATACCCACCACATGGAATCCGGGGTGCTGCTGGTTCGCCGGTGACCGCCGGCGACTGAACGCCAGCGCCCTGTCAGGGTTCACATCCGTAACCGTTCACACGTTACGGAGGTACACGCATGCTGGTTTTCGAGCCCATCTACACCGACGGCCTGGCGCAGATTTCCTACCTGGTGGGAGACAGCAAGGCCGCGGTCGCCGCGGTGATCGACCCGCGGCGCGACGTCGATATCTACCTCGACCTGGCCCGCGAAAAAGGCCTGCGGATCGCCTACGTCATCGAAACCCACATCCATGCCGACTTCGTCTCCGGCGCCCAGGCGCTGGCCGAACGCAGCGGCGCCGAGATCATCGGTGGCTGCTCGGCGGACTACGGTTTCGAGCTGCGCCAGGCTGCCGATGGCGAGGTGCTGGAACTCGGCCAGGTCAGCCTGGAAATCATCTACTCGCCCGGCCACACGCCGGAACACATCTCGCTGCTGCTGCGCGACGGCCAGCAGGGCGATGAGCCCTTCGCCCTGTTCACCGGCGACACCCTGTTCAACCTCGACGTCGGCCGCCCCGACCTGCTCGGCGAGGACAGCACCAAGCAACTGGCCGCCCAGCTCTATGCCACGCTGTTCACCCGCTACCTGCCGCTCGGTGAGCGCGTCGAAATCTACCCGTGTCACGGCGCGGGCTCGGCGTGCGGCAAGTCGATCGGTGATCGCCGGCGCTCCACCCTGGGCAACGAGTTGTTGTTCAACCCGGCGCTCAACCAGCGACGCAACGAAGCCGAATTCATCGACTGGCTGCTCAGCGGCATGCCCGAGCCGCCGCGCCACTATGCACGGCTGAAGAAGCTCAACGTGCGCCCGGCCACGCACATGCACGGGCCGATGCTGCCAACGCCGCTGTCGCCGGAAGCGTTCGCCGAGCGCAGCGCCGACCACAGCGCCGTGCAGCTGGTGGACCTGCGCTCGATCCTCGCCTTCGGCGGCGGCCATGTGCCCGGCGCGCTGAACATCGCCCTGCAGAACGAATTCGTCAGCTGGGCCGGCTGGATGCTCGACGACCAGCGACCGATCTACCTGATCGGCGAAAACAGCCAGCAGATCCACCAGGCCACGCTGCAGCTGTATCGGATCGGTCTCGATCGGGTAGAAGGTTATCTGCGTAACGGCATGACCGACTGGCAGAACGCCGGCCTGCCCCTGGCCAGCGTCGGCCAATGGACGGTGCACGAGCTGAACCGTCGCCGAGAGGATCCGCAGGTCCAGGTGCTCGACGTGCGCGCCCCCGAGGAGGTCGAGCAAGGCCGCGTGCCCGGCGCCCACCACGCCTTCGTCGCCCATCTGCCCGAGGGCCTGGAACGACTGGACAAGGACCGTGGCGACCTACTGCGGCAGCGGCTACCGCGCCTCGATTGCCGCCAGCATCCTCAAGCGCGAGGGCTTCCGCCACGTGGTGAACGTGCCCGGCTCATGGATCGCCTGGCAGCAACATGATCTGCCGGTGGAGAAAGGCGGCACCAACGGGTAAGGCCCAGCCTCCATCAGTCTGCGCCTGCGCTACTGGCCGGCACTGCAGTGGCCAACGCCGGGCCCGCGGCTTGCCAGCGCGGGCCCGGGCATGCATTGGCCGATCGCCGTCGTTCCTTCGCGGCTGTCAGTACTCCACCGCCAGCCGGGTGCTGGTCGGTACGGCCTGGCAGGCGAGCGTCCAGCCCTGGCGCACCTGCTGATCACTGAGCACCTGGTTGCTGCGCATGCTCACACTGCCCTCCACCACCCGGCAGCGGCAGGCGGCGCAGACACCGGCGCGGCAGGCGCTGGGCGGCTGCAGCCCGGCCTGCTCCATGGCGTCCAGCAGCACTTCACCCTGCTGCACATCCAGTGCATGCCGGCGGCCATCCAGCGCCACCTGCAGGCGGCTGTGCAGCGGCTGGCGCAGCTCGCTGAGCGGCGCCACCGGCGCGGCCGTATTGAAGCGTTCGACGTGAATGGCGTCGCTCGACACGTCCAGCTCGGCGAGCGCCACCGAGGCGCCGTCCATGAACGGCTGCGGTCCGCAGACGAATGCCTCGCCCTGCGGCCAGTCGCCGATCTTCGCGGCGATCGCCGGTGCGCTGGGTATCCCCTGCTCGGCATCCAGCCAGATACGCAATTGCAAGCGTTCGGGGTAGCGTGCGGCAAAGTCGGCCAGCTCTTCGGCGAAGATCAGCGAGGCGGCATCGCGGCTGGCATAGAACAGGAAGACCCGCCCCCGGCCCTGCTCGAGCGCCGCCTGCAGGATCGCCCGCAGCGGAGTGATGCCGCTGCCCGCGCCCAGCAACAGCAGGTCGCCATCCAGATCGTGCGGCACCAGACGGCCCGCCGGTGGCAGCACGTCGATGCGCTGGCCCACCTGCAGGTTGTCCAGCAGCCAGTTCGAGGCCCGCCCGCCAGGCACGCGGCGCACGCTGATGCGCAGCACACCGTCGCTGCCGAGCGGTTTCGACAGCGAATAGCTGCGCAGCAACGGCGGCTCGCTGCAGGGCACACGCAGGGTGACGAACTGCCCCGGTTGCGCGGCGAAACGCTCGCGCAGTTCCGCCGGCACCTGCAGGCTGAAGGAGGCGGCATCGGCCGTTTCGGCCTGGCGCGCGATCACCGTCAGCGCTGCGAATGCCGGCGCTTCGGAAGCGGCGACCGACACCGGCGCACCCGGTTCGGCCGGCTGGCGCGGGCCGCGCAGCATCGCCCAGGCGGCAGTGCGGCGGAACAGCACGACATAGCCGATATGCAGCGCGACCAGGGTCAGCGCCAGGTTGGCGAAGAACTCATGAACCTCCTCGGCATCGCCCAGCCAGCCGACGAAATCGATGTCGCTGGCCGACCCGAACAGATCCGGGCCAACCCCCGGCAGCGCTGCCAGCACATCACCGTTATCCACCATACCCAGGCCGAGAAGACTGGCCAGCGCCAGACTGAGCAGCGTGGCGAAGGTCAGCCAGGTGCCGAACGAAGTCAGACTCAGATTGCGCCGCTGCATCTTTGCCGGCAGCAGACGCGGAACGCCACGCAGACGCAGCGGCGCGATCAGCAGGCGCATCACCAGCAGGGCGACCAGGCCATAGCCCAGCCAGACGTGCAGCAGCTCGGCATCGTCGCCACTGAGGTAGACGGCGACGAAGAAACCGGCGAGCAGCCAATGAAACAGGCGGAAACGCTTGAAGGCAGCCACGATGGCAATCCTCTGAATAGGAAGTGCCACCTTTGTAAACCCGCCAGCTGAAGCGAAGCTGAATGCCATCAAACTGCCATATTCAGCTTCGCGTAAGGCGTCCGGCCTAGGCTGCGCTCATTCCTCACTGGAGCGTGCCCCATGAAAACCCACTGGATCGTCCTGGCCTGCTGCCTGAGCCTGCCGGCGCTGGCCGAAACCGAACACCCACTGCTGCCCGGCTACGCCGCCCAGGCCCGCCAGGAAAATCCCGCCTTCGCCGGCTTTTCCGCCGAGCGCGGCCAGGCGCTGTACGTCGCCGAGGAGCAGCGCAGCGGCAAGACCATGAGCTGCACCAGCTGCCACACCACGGACCCGCGCCAGGCCGGCAAGACGCCCGCGCAGCGCAAGGTCGACCCGCTGGCACCGGTGGCCAACCCGAAGCGTTTCACCGATCTCGCCAAGGTCGAGAAATGGTTCCGCCGCAACTGCGACGACGTTTTCGCCCGCGAATGCACTGCGCAGGAGAAGGGCGATTTCATCAGCTGGATCACTGGCTTGAAGTAGGAGTACGGCCATGAAACCCATCATCGCGCTTTCCACCATCGCCGGCCTGGCCCTGGCACTGACCCTGGCCGGTTTCAGCCTGGCCGATGACGATCATCATGAGCGCAAGGGCTACAAGCGGCCCAAGCGCCTGGCCGTGCCCAGCGATGCACCGCTGGTGTGGAAGGAAGAATGCGCCGCCTGCCACATGCTCTATTCCCCCGGCCTGCTGCCAGCCGATGCCTGGCGCGAGCAGATGCGCACCCTGAGCGATCACTATGGCAGCAACGCCTCGCTGGACCCGGTGCAGGAAAGGGAAATCCTCGAGTTCCTGGTCCGCGCCTCGGCCGCCAACCGCTTGCCGGTAGAGCCGTCGCCGACCGCTGGCGAGCCGCCGCGCATCAGCCAGACCCGCTGGTTCGATCACAAGCATGACGAAG includes:
- a CDS encoding XdhC family protein, with translation MDSVDLAVLRRARDWLRDGHPVVLYTVLETWGSAPRPIGSLLALRGDGRVEGSVSGGCVEDDLLARVMADQPPQACQLITYGVSKEESARFGLPCGGTLRLLQEPLREAGWIDELLRRCAGHERLLRCVDIASGDVTLQTAGRDAALQFDGHTLRAPFGPAWRLLLIGAGQLSRYVADLAHGLGFEVLICDPREGYAHDWDAATVRFVPGMPDDAVLAIEADAHTAIVALTHDPRLDDMALLTALQSEAFYVGALGSRANSEKRKARLLSLGLGERQVQRLHGPIGLPIGSRTPAEIALSLMAEVVALKNGALVSQALPEQRCA
- a CDS encoding DJ-1 family glyoxalase III, whose product is MSKRVLIPIADGSEDLEAVTLIDVLRRAEFEVLVASAEERRMLTCARGTRITADAMLLDVLAQDFDLIVLPGGMPGAKTLGELEPLAERVRQQARAGLDFAAICAAPAVALHPYGVLKGRQVTCYPGMSDNLTGTHFLDQPVVVDGNCITSQGPATALEFALTLVERLAGRGKRREVADAMLVPATTN
- a CDS encoding NCS2 family permease, giving the protein MLEKLFQLKAHNTTLRTEVLAGITTFLTMAYILFVNPSILAETGMDHGAVFVATCLAAAIGSAIMGLVANYPIALAPGMGLNAFFTYTVVLTMGYTWQTALGAVFLSGVIFFGLSIFKIREWIIHSIPLALRAGIAAGIGLFLAIIALKNAGIVVDNPATLVGLGDLSAGGTLLACLGFFLIAALAYRQVTGAVMIGILVVTGLSILLGLSQLNGVVSMPPSLAPTFMQLDIMGALDIGLISVIFAFLFVDLFDTSGTLIGVAQKADLLDKDGKMPRLGRALLADSTATMAGAALGTSTTTSYIESAAGTAAGGRTGLTACVVALLFLLSLFFAPLAGAVPAYATAPALLFVAVLMMSSLANIDWDDLTVAAPVVVAALAMPLTFSIANGIAFGFIAWTAIKLLAGRWRELSPAMWILSALFVVKLGWFAG
- the trmA gene encoding tRNA (uridine(54)-C5)-methyltransferase TrmA, yielding MPLPKLDPAQYETQLAEKAARLVELLAPFDAPAPEVFDSPREHYRLRTEFRLWREDGQRHYAMFEQGDKHKAILIDDFPIASRRINELMPQLKAAWQASEVLSFKLFQVEFLTTLAGDALITLAYHRPLDEAWQAEAEQLAANLGVSLVGRSKGKRIVIGRDYVEEALVVAGRTFRYRQPEGAFTQPNGEVCQKMLNWAFEALGERDDDLLELYCGNGNFTLPLATRVRRVLATEISKTSVNAALANIADTGIDNIELVRLSAEELTQALNEVRPFRRLADIDLKSYDFGSVFVDPPRAGMDPDTCELTRRFERILYISCNPETLAQNIAQLADTHRIERCALFDQFPYTHHMESGVLLVRR
- a CDS encoding rhodanese-like domain-containing protein yields the protein MATYCGSGYRASIAASILKREGFRHVVNVPGSWIAWQQHDLPVEKGGTNG
- a CDS encoding 2Fe-2S iron-sulfur cluster-binding protein is translated as MAAFKRFRLFHWLLAGFFVAVYLSGDDAELLHVWLGYGLVALLVMRLLIAPLRLRGVPRLLPAKMQRRNLSLTSFGTWLTFATLLSLALASLLGLGMVDNGDVLAALPGVGPDLFGSASDIDFVGWLGDAEEVHEFFANLALTLVALHIGYVVLFRRTAAWAMLRGPRQPAEPGAPVSVAASEAPAFAALTVIARQAETADAASFSLQVPAELRERFAAQPGQFVTLRVPCSEPPLLRSYSLSKPLGSDGVLRISVRRVPGGRASNWLLDNLQVGQRIDVLPPAGRLVPHDLDGDLLLLGAGSGITPLRAILQAALEQGRGRVFLFYASRDAASLIFAEELADFAARYPERLQLRIWLDAEQGIPSAPAIAAKIGDWPQGEAFVCGPQPFMDGASVALAELDVSSDAIHVERFNTAAPVAPLSELRQPLHSRLQVALDGRRHALDVQQGEVLLDAMEQAGLQPPSACRAGVCAACRCRVVEGSVSMRSNQVLSDQQVRQGWTLACQAVPTSTRLAVEY
- a CDS encoding DUF1924 domain-containing protein, which produces MKTHWIVLACCLSLPALAETEHPLLPGYAAQARQENPAFAGFSAERGQALYVAEEQRSGKTMSCTSCHTTDPRQAGKTPAQRKVDPLAPVANPKRFTDLAKVEKWFRRNCDDVFARECTAQEKGDFISWITGLK
- a CDS encoding diheme cytochrome c: MKPIIALSTIAGLALALTLAGFSLADDDHHERKGYKRPKRLAVPSDAPLVWKEECAACHMLYSPGLLPADAWREQMRTLSDHYGSNASLDPVQEREILEFLVRASAANRLPVEPSPTAGEPPRISQTRWFDHKHDEVSEAKFAREAVGGRFNCVACHRDAERGDFDDDRVKIPR